The following proteins come from a genomic window of Trifolium pratense cultivar HEN17-A07 linkage group LG4, ARS_RC_1.1, whole genome shotgun sequence:
- the LOC123920965 gene encoding protein ENHANCED PSEUDOMONAS SUSCEPTIBILITY 1-like, with translation MPSSSPTLFSKCTIIPDQKSTIGNLKLSVSDLPMLSCHYIQKGCLFTKPSIPFHNLIAIIKTALSRTLSIFPPLAGRLTTDSDGYVYITCNDAGVDFITAIATELYIHDLLSTMDVNESFKEFFTFDRKVSYSGHYSPIMAVQVTELSDGIFIGCAVNHAVTDGTSFWNFFNTFAQLCRGANKCIRNSPSFRRDSVLISNAVLRLPEGGPVVTFNADAPIRERIFSFSREAIQKLKARANNRRWTENNNAVELMQKHMNDHYNNNNNNKENGNGKVAALIENWFKTNVNSKQQTVTVTETETVEISSFQSLCALLWRAVTRARKFHPSKTTTFRMAVNCRHRVKPELESFYFGNAIQSVPTYASAGDVMSKDIRWCAEQLNKNVKAHDNGMVRKFVEDWENNPRCFPLGNPDGGSITMGSSPRFPMYDNDFGWGKPLAVRSGKANKFDGKISAFPGRDGSGTVDLEVVLAPETMAGLENDAEFMVYATRQL, from the coding sequence ATGCCTTCTTCTTCTCCTACCTTGTTCTCAAAATGTACTATAATCCCTGACCAAAAATCCACTATTGGAAACCTTAAACTCTCTGTTTCAGATCTTCCTATGCTTTCTTGTCACTACATCCAAAAAGGTTGTCTCTTCACAAAACCATCAATTCCCTTTCATAATCTAATTGCTATAATCAAAACTGCTCTATCTAGAACTCTCTCAATCTTTCCACCTCTCGCCGGTCGTTTAACCACTGACTCGGACGGTTATGTTTACATAACCTGCAACGACGCTGGCGTCGATTTTATCACTGCCATTGCCACTGAACTCTACATCCATGATCTTTTATCGACCATGGATGTCAATGAGTCTTTCAAAgaattttttacttttgatcGGAAAGTCAGTTACAGCGGTCATTATTCTCCAATAATGGCCGTTCAAGTAACTGAACTTTCCGACGGTATTTTTATCGGCTGTGCCGTTAATCATGCTGTCACCGACGGTACTTCCTTCTGGAATTTCTTCAATACATTTGCACAATTATGCAGAGGAGCAAACAAATGTATCAGAAATTCTCCAAGCTTCCGTCGCGACTCTGTTTTAATCTCAAACGCTGTTCTCCGGTTACCGGAGGGAGGTCCGGTAGTGACATTCAACGCCGACGCTCCAATTCGAGAAAGAATATTTAGCTTCAGCAGAGAAGCAATTCAGAAACTCAAAGCCAGAGCTAATAACCGACGCTGGACGGAAAATAACAACGCCGTTGAATTGATGCAGAAACACATGAACGATCactataacaataacaacaacaataaagaAAACGGTAACGGTAAGGTAGCGGCGTTAATTGAAAATTGGTTTAAAACCAATGTTAATTCAAAACAACAAACGGTTACCGTAACAGAAACAGAAACGGTTGAGATTTCATCTTTTCAATCTCTATGCGCGTTACTATGGCGTGCAGTCACGCGCGCGAGGAAATTTCATCCATCCAAAACAACTACTTTTAGAATGGCGGTTAATTGTAGACACCGTGTTAAACCGGAGCTAGAATCATTTTATTTCGGAAATGCTATCCAGAGCGTTCCAACTTACGCTTCCGCCGGAGACGTAATGTCGAAAGACATACGGTGGTGTGCGGAGCAGCTGAATAAAAACGTGAAGGCGCATGATAATGGTATGGTGAGGAAGTTTGTAGAGGATTGGGAGAACAATCCAAGGTGTTTTCCATTGGGGAATCCTGATGGTGGTTCTATAACAATGGGTAGTTCTCCGAGGTTTCCAATGTACGATAATGATTTTGGTTGGGGAAAACCGTTAGCAGTTAGGAGTGGGAAAGCGAATAAATTTGACGGTAAGATTTCGGCGTTTCCGGGGAGAGATGGAAGTGGGACCGTTGATTTAGAGGTTGTTTTGGCGCCAGAAACTATGGCGGGGCTTGAGAATGATGCTGAGTTTATGGTTTATGCTACTAGGCAGTTATGA